A genome region from Halarchaeum grantii includes the following:
- the melA gene encoding alpha-galactosidase has translation MATIVFLGAGSVTFARNLLGDVLSYPALADSDVVLMDVDADALERTASVARAMVDAGDYDATVEATTDRREALEGADYVLCTIGVGGADPFENEVEIPREYGVEQAVGDTLGPGGVFRAMRTLPTLLDVAHDMEAVCPDALLLNYTNPMAILCWALDEATDIEVVGLCHSVQHTAEAIAHYAGVDADDLEHWVAGINHMAWFLDAEVDGESIYPALHEAAADDEHYTADPVRFELLEHFGYFVTESSHHLSEYLPYFRTDAAVVEELTPPDGYEEGPGGITASWMPTGAYLEFYRGMKEWQAERDVEDVDLSVSRSNEYAARIIHAIETDTPRRVNANVRNHGGSITNLPDDACVEVPCLVDGTGVHPCSVGDLPAQLAALIRTNVAVQEQAVEAGLERDEDALRRAIKLDPLAGAACTLDELDAMVDDLLAANADYLPAFA, from the coding sequence ATGGCCACCATCGTCTTCCTCGGTGCCGGTAGCGTCACGTTCGCCAGAAACCTCCTCGGTGACGTCCTCTCCTATCCCGCACTCGCCGACAGCGATGTCGTCCTGATGGACGTCGACGCGGACGCCCTCGAACGCACCGCGTCGGTCGCGCGGGCGATGGTTGACGCGGGCGACTACGACGCCACCGTCGAGGCGACGACGGATCGCCGCGAGGCGCTCGAGGGGGCGGACTACGTCCTCTGCACCATCGGCGTCGGCGGCGCCGACCCCTTCGAGAACGAGGTCGAAATCCCGCGCGAGTACGGCGTCGAGCAGGCCGTCGGCGACACCCTCGGTCCCGGCGGAGTCTTCCGCGCGATGCGCACCCTCCCGACCCTCCTCGACGTCGCGCACGACATGGAGGCGGTCTGCCCGGACGCCCTCCTCCTCAACTACACGAACCCGATGGCGATACTCTGCTGGGCGCTCGACGAAGCGACCGACATCGAGGTCGTCGGCCTCTGCCACAGCGTCCAGCACACCGCCGAGGCCATCGCGCACTACGCGGGCGTCGACGCCGACGACCTCGAGCACTGGGTCGCCGGCATCAATCACATGGCGTGGTTCCTCGACGCCGAAGTCGACGGCGAGAGCATCTATCCCGCGCTCCACGAGGCGGCCGCCGACGACGAGCACTACACCGCCGACCCGGTCCGCTTCGAACTACTCGAGCACTTCGGCTACTTCGTCACCGAGTCCAGCCACCACCTCAGCGAGTACCTCCCCTACTTCCGCACGGACGCGGCCGTCGTCGAGGAGCTCACGCCGCCGGACGGGTACGAGGAGGGCCCCGGTGGTATCACGGCTTCGTGGATGCCGACGGGCGCGTACCTCGAGTTCTATCGCGGGATGAAGGAGTGGCAGGCCGAGCGCGACGTCGAGGACGTCGACCTCTCGGTGTCGCGCTCGAACGAGTACGCCGCCCGCATCATCCACGCCATCGAGACGGACACGCCGCGTCGCGTGAACGCGAACGTCCGCAACCACGGGGGCTCCATCACGAACCTCCCCGACGACGCCTGCGTCGAGGTGCCGTGTCTCGTCGACGGGACGGGCGTCCACCCCTGCTCGGTCGGCGACCTCCCCGCACAGCTCGCGGCGCTGATTCGCACGAACGTCGCGGTACAGGAGCAGGCCGTCGAAGCGGGCTTGGAGCGCGACGAGGACGCGCTTCGGCGCGCGATCAAACTCGACCCGCTCGCGGGCGCCGCCTGCACGCTCGACGAACTCGACGCGATGGTCGACGACCTCCTCGCGGCGAACGCCGACTACCTCCCCGCGTTCGCCTAG
- a CDS encoding alpha-N-arabinofuranosidase gives MANARVTVHPEARIDRIEPEVHGHFSEHLGRCVYDGLYTDDTAGEDGFRTDVLELLSDLDIPVLRWPGGCFADDYHWEDGVGPQEDRPRRRNLFWAQGRDDVPEESNAFGTDEFLQFCERVGTKPYLAANVGSGDPQEAADWMEYCGYDGDTELADRRRENGHEEPYEVPFWGVGNENWGCGGQMSPEQYAREYRRFATYMGSMDNLMLDYDVDLIACGFEGHEWNRRFLEEVASGRWGVDFPLDHITLHHYYGRAMTVSESDEDDYDELLVEALEMEEHIERIASAVDAAASTRDIGVIIDEWGTWHPEAVPENGLEQPGTVLDALSAAAVLDIFNHNADVMTMSNIAQTVNVLQCLVETDGDDAWARPTYRVFDLYAPHKANEAVTTTVDAPTRDVERKDDDLPLVGASASVSEDGETYVTVTNLDCREGHSVEVEVDGGVTADDVADAQVLFEGQDAGLHVDADNADEFVAEDLDVDVADGVLTVDLDASTVAAITLE, from the coding sequence GACGTCCTCGAACTGCTCTCCGACCTCGACATCCCCGTCCTCCGGTGGCCCGGCGGCTGCTTCGCCGACGACTACCACTGGGAGGACGGCGTCGGCCCACAGGAGGACCGCCCGCGACGGCGGAACCTCTTCTGGGCGCAGGGCCGCGACGACGTCCCCGAGGAGTCCAACGCCTTCGGCACCGACGAGTTCCTCCAGTTCTGTGAGCGCGTCGGAACCAAGCCCTACCTCGCCGCGAACGTCGGTTCCGGCGACCCGCAGGAGGCCGCCGACTGGATGGAGTACTGCGGCTACGACGGCGACACCGAACTCGCCGACCGGCGTCGCGAGAACGGGCACGAGGAGCCCTACGAGGTGCCCTTCTGGGGCGTCGGCAACGAGAACTGGGGCTGTGGCGGTCAGATGAGCCCCGAGCAGTACGCCCGCGAGTACCGCCGCTTCGCGACCTACATGGGGTCGATGGACAACCTCATGCTCGACTACGACGTCGACCTCATCGCCTGTGGCTTCGAGGGCCACGAGTGGAACCGCCGCTTCCTCGAGGAGGTCGCGAGCGGTCGGTGGGGCGTCGACTTCCCGCTCGACCACATCACGCTCCACCACTACTACGGGCGCGCGATGACCGTCTCCGAGTCCGACGAGGACGACTACGACGAACTCCTCGTCGAGGCCCTCGAGATGGAGGAGCACATCGAGCGCATCGCGTCCGCCGTCGACGCCGCCGCCTCGACGCGCGACATCGGCGTCATCATCGACGAGTGGGGGACGTGGCATCCCGAAGCCGTCCCGGAGAACGGTCTCGAACAGCCGGGCACCGTCCTCGACGCGCTCTCCGCCGCCGCCGTCCTCGACATCTTCAACCACAACGCGGACGTGATGACGATGAGCAACATCGCGCAGACCGTCAACGTCCTCCAGTGTCTCGTGGAGACGGACGGCGACGACGCGTGGGCCCGCCCCACGTACCGCGTCTTCGACCTCTACGCGCCCCACAAGGCCAACGAGGCCGTCACGACCACCGTCGATGCGCCGACGCGTGACGTCGAGCGCAAGGACGACGACCTGCCGCTCGTCGGCGCCTCCGCCTCCGTGAGCGAGGACGGCGAGACGTACGTCACCGTCACCAACCTCGACTGCCGCGAGGGCCACTCGGTCGAGGTCGAAGTCGACGGCGGCGTCACCGCCGACGACGTCGCGGACGCGCAGGTCCTCTTCGAGGGCCAGGACGCCGGCCTCCACGTCGACGCCGACAACGCCGACGAGTTCGTCGCCGAGGACCTCGACGTCGACGTCGCCGACGGCGTTCTCACCGTCGACCTCGACGCGTCCACCGTCGCCGCCATCACGCTCGAGTAA